The DNA segment TTTGATagattttggttttaaaatttttatttattttcttaatcttTTGAAATTATATGGATggttaacaaatatttttttattttcaagtcATGATATTACATTACTTTACTTTTCAAccgttattttttttattctagaaTCAACAAACATAACAGAATTCAAAATCATATGACACAGAAGAAAATATCCACTATATTTTGTTGTGTCATCTAGATCTAGTGCTCCATAAATGGAACAGGAAGTAGAGCAGAAATACCTCATAGTCTTTATTTCTAACATCCAAATATGAGTGGAAGCACTCAACCAACTCATGGCAATTCTGTGTGCAAAAATATCTGGTTAAAGTTCCAAAAACTAAACACAAAGGGAGACAAATGTAGACAATCCTGAAATATTGCTTATGAATCAAACTTCTTATTTTGTAAGATAGTTCTTCAGATACAAGAGTTTCAAATgcaaaataatgttttgttgaGAGAAAGTACGATTTCAACATAGTTTCATCTCGCTGTAATTGAATGATGATAAATAACcaagaaaataacaaatattgaGCCAACAGATGTTATATAAATTACAGACCATTCTTTTGAagaatatgaatatttaaaatgagaaaCAGAATGTTTGTCAAGAACTTGCAAATGCATAGAACAAAGGAAATAGAAAATAACAAGATCAAACTTGCCAACAACCATGGTCAAGGTTTTGATGTAGCTATGAATGATCTTTGAGAACTCTTTCTAGCTTCATATCGACCAGGCAATGCTCGAACCTCGAAGCCGCACACATCTAGCAATTGGGATTCGGATAACTGAGAGACGACGAAGTCTTGGCGAGTAGAAAAGGTTTTGAAAATTGATGACGAAATCATGTTGAAATTAAAAGGCAGTGGACGGTAGTGAAGGAGAAATGAAGTATAAATAGTAGAGACGGAGATgaaatctcaatttttttttctttttattgtcTGAAATCTGAATATTCCGGCGCTAGATTCCTGAACCAACCAGTTCCAAATTATAAAACGAGTTTTTGACGGGTTCAAATGTTATGTTCCACCCTCTACCAcctttacaaaaattaattaatacgtCAAATATAATGAAGAGAGAAAATTCCACCTATTTTGTGAGGTGGTACAATACCAAACATAAATTTTGGAAAAGCAGATTTTACTGaacaaagagagaaaataaaaaaatgagggCATCCTTCTTCTATGTAGATAAGAGATTGAATTTAaaactgtatatatatatatatgtaaagaaTGAGATACAGCACAAAATATCATTTGATCACTTACTTTTCTTGCCCATTCAAGCTTTATATTAATGTTGGActttttcaacttttttatattttattatgaaaattaatgaaaccctaaatataaataaatcttataagtAAATACTCTACTAATATCTATATGATGTATTTGACAAATTTGTGAGTAAGGAAAATGATTTTGAGATTTGCAAGTTTCGAGCAGATTAGATTTGACAAGTTCGATATAGAGGAAAATGATATTGTTGGTTCTTGAAGAAATTGTTCGGATGAATAAGAATGGTTTTGGTCTAATGAAAGAGTCGACTTAAGAAATCAAAATACCACGAGTTCGATTCTCAATGAAAATGTTTTGAATGGAAGTGGAGGGTCACAccttccttaattaaaaaataaataaataaaaactcatgAAGCCATTACTACGTTTTATGAAAATTAGGTAATTGAATAAGTTATtctagttataattaaaattcttaatgtTAAGCTTccattgaattttttaataaaatgatttctatatctaaataaataaattcaattcacaATCTTGCAAGCAAATGATCAAAGCCTCTCAATTTAGccagatatatttatatagaagaGATCAAAACTtacatatttgaataaaaagCTAAACTAAATCCTTGAAATTACATGATAAATATGCTCTCAGCAGATTTAGTGTGTGAGGAGAAAAAGGTGGGGTTAGGAGAGAAACACAATAAGTCATGAtgccttttcttttttttttggttcCACAAAAAGATGACCTTTTTATTAACTCCATGATAGCCTTATGTAAAACCCATTACCAATTTACCAGATTTCTTAGTGTTAGAAGAGGAGAAGGAGAAATGAAGAAGTTCCTTAAGGATACAAACACATTTTCATTAGTACTGCTGTTGGTAATGGTTTGTCTAGCAGATCAAGGCGAAAGCCAAACCTGTTCCAGATCATTCTTCTCGACCATGATTCAACTGATCCCTTGCAGACCGGCAGTAGTCTCATTTAGTCCCATTGGCCCGAGCCAGGCATGTTGTCAAGCTGTTAGAACTCTTGGTCAGCCTTGTTTATGTTTCCTAGTAAATGGTCCTCCCATTTATGGTTTTGATCGCAGCATGGTCTTACAGCTACCTGAAAAGTGTATCGTTAACTTTGAACCatgtaatgtatatataaaatctctttattatacatttcaaacatatttttgtgaCATTTTCTGATTTATATGTGGATCTTGtagaaatcatatttaataaattgtttctTTTTGCAGGTAATATTGGGAAATAAGAggtgaaaataatatatgagtTATGACTTGTGACTTATGAATAAAAGAGTCTGTCGTATGTGCAGATTTTTAGCCATAAATCTCTTTACTATATTTCCAGCTTgtaatttgaacaaaaatataGCATCCTTGTGATATTGACTGCTATTGTTGTTTTTTCTGCTCGTTTAGTGTTCATCAAATTAACAGAAGAGGAGTGATGATCAAATAACATAaactaaaatcatttaaaatttgttaccTATACACATAGTCAAGCCTGCCTAGTCGAACATGTGCACCTTGATTGGTTGTCTGTTAGCATCTGAAACATGAGAAACGAAAACACTTTTAATGTGAAAAGACAAAAAAGAAGGTGAAAATTTGGTTAGAAATGTTATGATCAAAAGACATGAACCATGTGATTACTATTAAAGGGGAAAATAGTTATGCTGAAGCTTACATCCACATGCTTTTGAAGATTCTTAATGTGTTCAACTGCCAAATCTAACATATCCGATATGCTTGTCTGTATATCAGTAGAAGAAAGAGATTTAACAAATATCAAGAAAATGCTCCTGTACAGCGTTATAAAATGGAATGGACATTAAGTGTTACCTTTTCCATATTTGGAAATAGATCTTGCAGCTTCTTCATTCTGTCACTAATTCGTGTTCTCCTCGtctgaaacaaaaacaaaaaaaaaaaacatgttaaatcaATCAGAAAACCCCAACTGTTATGTAAAATCTGAGCTCTTACCCTTTCTGCTATGCTACGGGGATGTGTTGCAAAACCCCTTCTCGCACGAAGCTTACAGGGGACAGAATCTTGCTGAAACTGCAACCACTCTGATGAAGTCTCTTGATGGCTTGAATGGTTAAATATTCCATTCTGGAAATAAAACTCGCATTAATAATGTTGGATCATAAGACACCAAAAACACAAATGATCTATCCTTAACATGCTTACCTCGTTCATATCatttccttctcttcttcttttctttccaGTAGAGGAAGGATTGATCCAAGAATCACTCTGGAATACTTCTGGAACATGATATCCATTGATGTTTCTACTTTCTTCTAGATAGTGTCTTTCTAGATTACTATCCATAACACCCTCCTCTTCATTTTGAGGAATAAACCTTGATGAAAAGCATTGGGCTGATGAGAAATTTACTTCTCTTATCCTGGCAATTGGTTGATTCTCTTCCCTAATATTGCCATTAAAGTTCTCATCTGCTTTCcctgtaaatttaaatttgatcaatCACTATCATATTATGTTCATTTgctaaaaatgaaaacaaactgCTTCTATCCTCTTTCATGGATAATAGTATTTCATGGTTTTGTTTCTACGAATACTATAGTATTAATCCCAGAAGATTCGACTTCATTCTGTTTCCCCATTTCCTGGATCTGAACGGAGATGAATTAGGTTAACAAACTTTTCCTTCTGAAGAAAATGTGCACACAGCATCTTCATCTCTTTTTATAATCAATTCCAGTTCAATCCAGACTAAACATTACAATTTCAACCtatgaattataaaattgttaatatgcTAATTTGAAGAATAATATATGGTTAGCTAGATTACCGTTTCCATCGTTGAGACATGAGAAGAATCCAGCTGGAGAGCTGTTCTGCCGCATCAAATTCGAGTAGTTTCCTCCGTCCGACGATTTAACCCTGTGAAATCCGCCAGCACCAATTGATCTCTCTAACTCACGAGCCGTCTGATTCTGTTCGCAAACCGTCCATGACGCCAACATTAAATGCCCGTTCTCCACTACCAATGGACACTCATCCGCCTCTTCCGGCTTCACCTTCGCCTCAAACAGAAAATCACCAGAACCTGACTCGCTGAGAGAGCCGGTCGAGTCCATGAAACTGGCGATCATCGATGCAGTTTCATCGGCACTAAATAAATCTTCACATCCGTTGCCTTCATCCATGAGATCCGCGAAGAACGAGCTCGGCGCAGATCGGTAACTCACTAGACCGGTAGTTTGATGACGATAATGATCGGCATTCACTGCTATTTCTTTCTTCATGAATTCTACTCCGTGTGAATACTCGTAAGATTGCGTATGTGTATGCAAGAGACTTGAATCTTTCGCCGTCTTCGTCGTCTGAGAACCAGTAACAGTATACATCTCTTGAACTCACACTAAAATTAGAACAATATTGCTTTGTTGAAGCTAAACAACAGAAATTCACTAGAAACTTTCTACTATAAACAGTAACCTGAATCCTGATCACCAACAGAATCCTTCCGCTGCCATCATCACATGAACTTaacagatgaagaagaagaagaaggtgagTTGGATTCGAGTTCTCTGTTACTATTTCAAAATTGGGTAGTTTTCCCGAGTTCTTGGGATTTGAGAAATTTATAGAagaaaaattcttaaattaccCTCGATGACCCTCCATAATGACGGGGTCATGCCATTTTATAAGTCAAAATACCGCTTAGACTTAATAACGAAACCGGATTGGATGAGAAAGATAAGCAGGCGGTATTATTAGTAAAGGCGGGCGGCCTCTAAATTAAGATTAAGATTAAAAGAagcacttaattaattaattatatataatcagcTTGGCTTATTGTTCAAATGCCTCTTCTTGTGGTTAAAGAGCTTATTATAGATAGATACAGGCTGTCAAAGATAATCTCCTCacgtttatttttattttatttatatttgtttgatctGTCATTAGAATAATTGCTTAAGCATgttctatttatatttatatatatatatatatatggaccctatttgaaaattaaatttatataattgtatcAATGAAtagagttttcaaataaaactatttatttttagtttctctatttacaaaattaaactctaaaaataattgaaagttaATTTGTTTTAGTTCGTCTCATTACTTTTTTAGCATTACATATTTACATTACTAGTATTTAAGTTGAAATTGGTTTTATT comes from the Impatiens glandulifera unplaced genomic scaffold, dImpGla2.1, whole genome shotgun sequence genome and includes:
- the LOC124917587 gene encoding transcription factor bHLH130-like, whose translation is MFINEVKIYALFLQGDDDAADMVDREFIDNLLQEKDAVHEVVNLVEENLKSLDAKLKSLRSGPSLLELREKEKSFLEEDLGNFQNSGKLPNFEIVTENSNPTHLLLLLHLLSSCDDGSGRILLVIRIQTTKTAKDSSLLHTHTQSYEYSHGVEFMKKEIAVNADHYRHQTTGLVSYRSAPSSFFADLMDEGNGCEDLFSADETASMIASFMDSTGSLSESGSGDFLFEAKVKPEEADECPLVVENGHLMLASWTVCEQNQTARELERSIGAGGFHRVKSSDGGNYSNLMRQNSSPAGFFSCLNDGNGKADENFNGNIREENQPIARIREVNFSSAQCFSSRFIPQNEEEGVMDSNLERHYLEESRNINGYHVPEVFQSDSWINPSSTGKKRRREGNDMNENGIFNHSSHQETSSEWLQFQQDSVPCKLRARRGFATHPRSIAERTRRTRISDRMKKLQDLFPNMEKTSISDMLDLAVEHIKNLQKHVDMLTDNQSRCTCSTRQA
- the LOC124917586 gene encoding putative lipid-transfer protein DIR1, with the translated sequence MKKFLKDTNTFSLVLLLVMVCLADQGESQTCSRSFFSTMIQLIPCRPAVVSFSPIGPSQACCQAVRTLGQPCLCFLVNGPPIYGFDRSMVLQLPEKCIVNFEPCNIGK